The Punica granatum isolate Tunisia-2019 chromosome 4, ASM765513v2, whole genome shotgun sequence genome has a window encoding:
- the LOC116205858 gene encoding metalloendoproteinase 1-MMP-like — MLPLSQQISSFFIFLSIILCLPYCFPARKVRDPEGKVKNIEIDSANLQRHSFSRLTHAGQGSRISGMSELKRYFHRFGYLPPQSGSNFTDEFDAELESAVATYQMRLGLQITRQLDPDTVLSLMSPRCGMKDKFPSSVHKKLFHVTRHYTFFQGMPRWERPQPVRLTYGFSPYHVIDKLSLDDVRAAFDRAFERWAQVIPVEFEESLDYETADVRIAFYLGDHGDGEPFDGVLGILGHSFSPEDGRLHLDGAEMWAVDFGTEPAPKAVDLESVATHEIGHILGLGHSSVKEAVMYPVLKPRTTKHDLALDDVEGVQTLYGSNPNYKLNSLSRQSETASNTAVSQWAMVPTELSVTISALVFALLGSSW, encoded by the coding sequence ATGCTCCCTCTTTCACAACAAATCTCCTCGTTCTTCATCTTCCTTTCGATCATACTATGCCTCCCGTATTGCTTCCCTGCCCGAAAGGTCCGCGACCCTGAAGGCAAGGTGAAGAATATTGAGATCGACAGCGCAAACTTGCAGCGGCACAGCTTTTCCAGGCTCACCCATGCAGGCCAGGGTAGCCGCATAAGCGGCATGTCGGAGCTCAAGAGATACTTCCACCGGTTCGGCTATCTACCTCCCCAGTCGGGGTCTAACTTCACTGATGAGTTTGATGCGGAGCTCGAGTCTGCAGTCGCCACATACCAGATGAGGCTGGGGCTGCAGATCACTAGGCAGCTTGACCCGGATACTGTCTTGTCCCTCATGTCCCCGAGGTGCGGGATGAAGGACAAGTTCCCCTCCTCTGTCCATAAGAAGCTGTTCCATGTTACCCGGCACTACACTTTTTTTCAGGGCATGCCAAGGTGGGAACGTCCCCAACCGGTGAGACTCACCTACGGGTTCTCCCCGTACCATGTGATTGACAAGCTCAGCCTGGACGATGTACGAGCGGCCTTCGACCGGGCCTTTGAAAGGTGGGCCCAGGTGATTCCGGTGGAATTCGAAGAATCGCTGGATTATGAAACCGCAGATGTGAGGATTGCATTCTATTTGGGGGACCACGGGGATGGCGAACCCTTTGATGGTGTCCTCGGGATCTTGGGGCACTCGTTCTCGCCCGAGGATGGGAGGCTCCACCTTGACGGGGCGGAGATGTGGGCTGTGGACTTCGGGACTGAGCCGGCACCCAAGGCGGTGGACCTGGAGTCGGTGGCGACGCATGAGATTGGACACATCCTCGGCTTGGGCCACTCTTCGGTCAAGGAGGCTGTGATGTATCCAGTTCTGAAGCCCAGGACCACGAAGCATGACTTGGCTCTAGATGATGTTGAAGGTGTTCAGACTCTGTACGGATCAAACCCCAACTACAAGCTCAACTCCTTGTCCCGACAGTCTGAGACTGCTTCAAACACCGCTGTCAGTCAATGGGCAATGGTTCCTACTGAATTGTCCGTCACCATTTCAGCTCTGGTTTTTGCACTTTTGGGTTCATCCTGGTAG